From Flavobacterium alkalisoli, the proteins below share one genomic window:
- a CDS encoding AI-2E family transporter, which translates to MITSKTIANGIVRAVLILAAIFLLLLFLYKIQVLFIYLAIALVVALIASPIIHFLENKLKFKHTLAVITTLALLLLLLIGFILLFVPLIITQSHNLSLLDTAKLQEDLNSVIMHVKSYFSDYNIDTDKLMKEADITSSINFKFIPNFINSLVGILSGFGVGLASVLFISFFFLKDTELFTKSFRKILPDEHEEKILHSIKKVNHLLSRYFIGLIIQMSILFVMYLIVLLIFGVENAFIIAFITAFLNIIPYVGPLIATVLVIVLTMLGHIGPEHQGEMLSTTIYVVIGYSIAQAIDNNVSTPLIFSNSVNSHPLEIFIVILASGFVFGILGMIIAVPVYTAIKVVAKEFFPQNPVVKILTKDL; encoded by the coding sequence ATGATAACATCAAAAACCATAGCAAACGGAATCGTTAGGGCTGTACTTATTTTGGCTGCCATATTTTTACTGCTACTGTTTTTATATAAAATCCAGGTACTGTTTATTTATCTTGCTATCGCCCTGGTAGTAGCACTTATTGCCTCGCCTATTATCCATTTTCTGGAAAATAAGCTCAAGTTTAAACACACGCTTGCGGTAATAACCACACTTGCATTATTACTCTTATTGCTTATAGGTTTTATATTATTGTTTGTTCCACTTATTATTACACAAAGCCACAACCTGTCGTTACTGGATACTGCCAAACTGCAGGAAGATTTAAACAGTGTTATAATGCATGTTAAAAGTTACTTTTCCGATTACAATATCGATACGGATAAACTAATGAAAGAAGCCGATATAACTTCAAGCATCAACTTTAAGTTTATTCCTAATTTTATTAATTCACTTGTAGGCATCCTTAGCGGATTTGGTGTAGGGCTGGCATCGGTACTGTTTATTTCGTTCTTCTTCCTTAAGGATACTGAGTTGTTCACCAAAAGTTTCAGGAAAATACTACCGGATGAGCACGAAGAAAAAATACTTCATTCCATTAAAAAAGTAAACCACCTGTTAAGCCGCTACTTTATCGGGCTTATAATACAAATGAGCATACTGTTTGTTATGTATCTTATAGTACTTCTTATTTTTGGTGTGGAAAACGCCTTTATCATTGCCTTTATAACGGCATTCTTAAATATCATTCCTTATGTAGGTCCGCTTATTGCTACCGTTTTGGTAATTGTACTTACCATGCTGGGGCATATTGGCCCGGAGCATCAGGGAGAAATGCTGTCTACAACCATCTATGTGGTAATAGGTTACAGTATCGCTCAGGCAATAGATAACAATGTGAGTACGCCGCTTATATTTTCAAACAGTGTAAACTCGCATCCGTTGGAAATATTTATAGTAATTTTGGCCAGTGGTTTTGTTTTCGGAATACTTGGAATGATTATAGCCGTTCCTGTGTACACAGCTATTAAAGTTGTTGCTAAAGAGTTTTTCCCGCAAAACCCGGTTGTAAAAATACTAACGAAAGACCTATAG